The following coding sequences are from one Argopecten irradians isolate NY unplaced genomic scaffold, Ai_NY scaffold_1364, whole genome shotgun sequence window:
- the LOC138314094 gene encoding uncharacterized protein, whose amino-acid sequence MESASSKVFALIQWEDLFFDVLDTTRILHPRKALDSYVEGEYVKARYHGKIYSAIICELGTDRSALLTKAKDSSYSQRNKFPYVAQAGGNHETNVTQLNSVEQNKPIITIDQGIVEPATPSAPKNLDVAIKKPVTVRPEKRKLETTVELKQAKAAESMGEKMKTKDRDAASASLLALLDEEDGPSHLDILLNIQKKVSSTSEHETKTKDMLQIIQRKVYDIFVLFFFFFFFTMEKYKDFMLCTPTYIAR is encoded by the exons ATGGAATCAGCCTCCAGCAAAGTATTTGCCTTAATCCAATGGGAGGATTTATTCTTTGATGTGTTGGATACTACGCGTATTCTTCATCCTAGAAAAGCACTCGACAGCTATGTCGAAGGGGAGTATGTCAAAGCTCGATACCACGGGAAAATCTACTCCGCAATAATTTGCGAACTAGGCA CTGACAGATCTGCATTGCTGACAAAAGCTAAAGATTCATCCTATAGTCAAAGGAATAAGTTTCCTTATGTGGCTCAGGCTGGCGGCAATCATGAGACTAATGTGACACAGTTGAATTCTGTAGAGCAGAACAAGCCTATTATCACCATAG ATCAAGGTATTGTAGAACCTGCAACTCCGTCAGCTCCAAAGAACTTGGATGTGGCAATAAAGAAACCTGTTACTGTAAGACCAGAAAAGAGGAAACTGGAAACAACAGTGGAG TTGAAGCAGGCAAAGGCAGCAGAAAGCATGGGGGAAAAGATGAAAACTAAAGACCGAGATGCAGCAAGTGCAAGTTTATTAGCACTTCTGGATGAAGAAGATGGCCCTAGCCATTTGGACATATTACTAAATATTCAGAAAAAGGTTTCTAGTACTAGTGAACATGAAACAAAGACGAAGGACATGCTTCAAATTATACAAAGAAAggtttatgatatttttgtattatttttctttttctttttttttaccatgGAAAAATACAAAGATTTTATGCTTTGTACACCAACATATATTGCAAGATGA